A single genomic interval of Eurosta solidaginis isolate ZX-2024a chromosome 3, ASM4086904v1, whole genome shotgun sequence harbors:
- the mwh gene encoding uncharacterized protein mwh isoform X2 — protein sequence MAPSVCQNSPKLNAGAAHSATVTTTIAGGSGGVGNGGGSAPSITQKSNCGGSSINGSMASYKMSSSENSWSQPVFNKENQRPPVYNPEDYVQSLKKFGQRQSGQNVRSIYDNNNEASTATNGSHKDQLNHKSATLPNKHAEYKSPIPAPESDGEMSLRQFASVTDLLTKLRADLRVSFPSFVQEFVATPSDGISLLLGVLRAIQLSQASNSVITATQMTASMPRNTQSYQRRALLDELACLQCLSICCSRSLDAAARLGTTPMGLMPLATSATGQGIRARILAMQLMTAACNKSALGHGSHKSVVSGHTAVSEAMSTLRLRCSEPVRFRLLVGMLNSGGGSGELQAVGVKFINSFLESSQNLQQRLYLQAELYQAGFEPGSLTKTISPASPWLENLRNEVKRFNELYVDVDKMIIQAREADRVRSQMVILERRVQILHEEKAVLTSMERRLQERCAELQREIFRLQGAQNENTFKSLDKQPVALPRHVPPGKTESEHEDEGISSSETGPSLSPVPILVLPQKASTSMTTKQQHKNKSKSQENSMGDSGAATGTGTTIEDAMQELDHVVSEAEKQISKLQLDHEHIKQQLSSQSATTKEKKIVPVNIVPQPPRKSRSLAHIVSQAEGSDLDGSEYGMLLLRNQGEQGATAERITAIQTFFDETDFDLPVMGKPPYSIESPDIPEVNANTTAYNASTTRELLDVIMDARHMDDDPTMKAFREASTQQPHLHSHQHQHTHQLHQHHHHSSSNNNNNTNNDGVARTNNCASKRQSMSAAAPPPPPPLLPKKPQALAQHFNGVFFMTGMNTPQKYPKPDVTAALQARRVSKNVERLEAAFATCSHESLLENGGTSPAVHQVLREKSRSNQQIFFGSNPAMRLSGVETSGCATDGSGGNANNVTVLVQNGTATQQTNCNATARGRTCAQGSKVTDTLSGLY from the exons GAAAATCAACGACCACCTGTTTATAATCCAGAGGACTATGTGCAGTCATTGAAAAAATTCGGTCAACGTCAAAGTGGTCAGAATGTACGTTCAATATATGACAACAACAATGAGGCATCTACAGCAACAAATGGCAGCCATAAAGATCAACTCAATCACAAATCAGCGACTTTGCCAAATAAGCATGCAGAATACAA gagcCCCATACCAGCACCAGAGAGTGATGGTGAGATGTCCTTGCGGCAATTCGCTTCGGTAACAGATCTATTAACGAAGCTGCGAGCGGATTTGCGTGTTTCCTTTCCAAG TTTTGTTCAAGAATTCGTCGCCACACCTTCAGATGGCATTAGTCTACTACTCGGAGTGTTACGCGCCATACAGCTTTCACAAGCGAGCAACTCCGTGATAACAGCGACTCAAATGACAGCTTCAATGCCACGTAATACACAATCCTATCAAAGGCGTGCCTTACTTGATGAATTAGCCTGTCT TCAATGCCTGAGCATATGTTGTTCACGTTCATTGGATGCAGCCGCACGTTTGGGTACAACGCCGATGGGTTTAATGCCATTGGCAACCTCAGCCACGGGTCAGGGTATACGTGCGCGTATCTTGGCAATGCAACTAATGACAGCGGCTTGCAACAAATCGGCGCTGGGTCATGGTTCCCATAAGTCGGTTGTATCGGGTCACACAGCAGTCTCGGAGGCTATGTCAACGTTACGTTTACGTTGCAGTGAACCGGTACGTTTTCGGCTGCTTGTGGGTATGCTGAATAGTGGCGGCGGCTCCGGAGAACTGCAGGCAGTGGGAGTCAA ATTTATCAATTCCTTTTTGGAGAGTTCCCAAAATCTACAGCAGCGCCTATATCTTCAAGCGGAATTATATCAAGCTGGTTTTGAGCCTGGAAGTTTAACAAAA ACTATCTCACCTGCTTCGCCCTGGTTGGAAAACTTGCGTAATGAGGTCAAACGGTTTAATGAGCTTTACGTTGATGTAGACAAAATGATCATACAGGCACGAGAAGCTGATCGAGTGCGAAGTCAAATGGTCATCTTAGAACGGCGAGTGCAG ATTCTTCACGAGGAGAAAGCCGTACTCACATCCATGGAACGTCGGCTGCAAGAACGCTGCGCTGAGTTACAGCGTGAAATCTTTCGACTACAGGGCGCACAAAATGAGAATACCTTCAAATCGCTAGACAAACAACCTGTCGCTCTACCACGGCATGTGCCGCCTGGTAAAACTGAGAGCGAACATGAGGATGAAGGCATTAGTAGCTCGGAGACGGGACCATCACTCAGCCCAGTACCTATATTGGTGTTACCACAAAAGGCGAGCACTTCTATGACCACCAAACAGcaacacaaaaacaaatctaaATCACAAGAAAACTCAATGGGTGATAGCGGCGCTGCAACTGGTACTGGCACAACTATTGAGGATGCGATGCAAGAGCTTGATCATGTAGTAAGTGAGGCTGAGAAACAAATAAGCAAACTACAGTTAGATCACGAACATATCAAACAACAACTCAGCTCTCAGTCAGCGACGACAAAGGAAAAGAAAATTGTACCAGTTAATATTGTGCCTCAACCGCCACGTAAGTCACGTTCACTTGCACATATTGTCTCACAAGCGGAGGGCTCTGATTTGGATGGTTCGGAGTATGGCATGTTATTGCTACGGAATCAAGGCGAACAGGGCGCCACCGCCGAGCGTATCACTGCAATACAAACCTTCTTCGACGAAACCGACTTTGATCTACCCGTGATGGGAAAGCCGCCATATAGTATCGAATCGCCTGATATACCAGAGGTGAATGCAAACACCACCGCCTACAATGCGAGTACGACACGCGAATTGCTCGATGTTATAATGGATGCGCGCCATATGGACGATGATCCAACAATGAAAGCATTCCGTGAGGCGAGCACCCAGCAACCGCATTTGCATTCTCATCAGCATCAACATACGCACCAGCTTCACCAACATCATCACcatagcagcagcaacaataataacaacactaACAACGATGGTGTTGCTAGAACAAATAATTGCGCTAGTAAACGACAAAGTATGTCCGCCGCTGCACCACCACCACCGCCTCCGTTGTTACCGAAAAAGCCACAAGCGCTGGCACAACATTTCAATGGCGTCTTCTTTATGACCGGCATGAATACGCCACAAAAGTATCCTAAGCCGGATGTGACAGCTGCTTTGCAAGCGCGTCGTGTCAGCAAAAATGTCGAGCGTTTGGAGGCGGCGTTCGCTACATGCAGTCATGAGTCATTATTAGAAAATGGAGGCACATCGCCGGCAGTACATCAAGTCTTGCGCGAGAAATCGCGTAGCAATCAGCAAATATTTTTTGGCAGCAATCCAGCAATGCGTCTCAGTGGCGTCGAAACTAGTGGTTGTGCAACTGATGGCTCAGGTGGTAATGCAAATAATGTGACTGTATTGGTGCAAAATGGAACAGCGACGCAGCAGACAAACTGCAATGCAACGGCGCGTGGGCGTACTTGCGCGCAAGGCTCCAAAGTTACGGACACGCTATCCGGATTGTACTGA